In Homalodisca vitripennis isolate AUS2020 unplaced genomic scaffold, UT_GWSS_2.1 ScUCBcl_1293;HRSCAF=4728, whole genome shotgun sequence, the following are encoded in one genomic region:
- the LOC124371358 gene encoding putative gustatory receptor 28b: protein MVSLQVVAAAIFFSSACKYPRLFKVFDTLERVYQDLQHKTSEVKRTVKFLGVCAAALMSVTFSERMVRVSYNGATFEYQILFATFFVTATLLYCSQAVLLVHFTHVAQSITKSFEMVNAKIEMEVTSPASIDGSYARSTMQCKIKKLRTLMNTYWMLCDAVHQANVFYYDQLMAVTFSSFLHITVTSYYFFLLLKTSEVFIIINNGAWILLHICYVMLLLNSSTVVTNKADETGQTICKLINKDLDTNLRKQLEGFLLQLPHHNARFSARGFFPLNNETLTAMAGAVTTYLVILIQFQTEPSST, encoded by the exons ATGGTCTCCCTACAAGTGGTGGCAGCTGCCATATTCTTCAGCTCCGCATGTAAGTACCCAAGACTCTTCAAAGTCTTTGACACTCTGGAAAGAGTCTACCAAGATCTCCAGCACAAGACATCAGAAGTCAAGCGCACAGTGAAGTTTTTGGGAGTCTGCGCTGCTGCACTAATGTCAGTCACCTTTTCTGAGCGGATGGTTCGTGTGAGTTACAATGGGGCAACGTTcgaatatcaaattttattcgcAACTTTCTTCGTCACCGCGACACTGCTGTACTGCTCCCAAGCTGTCCTGCTCGTCCACTTCACACATGTGGCTCAAAGTATCACAAAGTCCTTTGAAATGGTCAACGCCAAGATTGAGATGGAGGTTACAAGCCCTGCCAGTATTGACGGCTCTTATGCAAGAT cCACTATGCAGTGTAAAATCAAGAAACTGAGGACTCTGATGAATACCTACTGGATGCTGTGTGACGCCGTACACCAGGCTAATGTTTTCTACTACGATCAGCTGATGGCCGTTACCTTCTCCTCATTTCTCCACATCACTGTCACGTCTTACTACTTTTTCCTGCTCCTCAAAACTAGTGAAGTGTTCATCATAATTAATAATGGAGCTTGGATCTTGCTTCACATCTGCTACGTAATGCTGTTGCTAAACTCAAGCACGGTCGTCACCAACaag GCTGATGAGACAGGACAGACGATCTGCAAGTTGATCAATAAAGACTTGGACACAAATCTGAGAAAACAG CTTGAAGGGTTTCTCCTTCAATTACCTCACCACAACGCAAGATTCTCTGCTCGTGGATTTTTCCCGCTGAACAACGAGACCCTCACAGCG atggctggagcggtgacaacTTACCTGGTGATATTGATCCAGTTCCAGACTGAACCATCATCCACCTAG